Proteins encoded within one genomic window of uncultured Desulfobacter sp.:
- a CDS encoding DUF4384 domain-containing protein has translation MKNVLVMLTGLIITLALFTTGCKNTEYVHVGPNWQALHDMEPEKNAFSVSVTGSQKASLGKPLSYTVHSGETGKLWVVQVDPDDKVSVIVPNAEMQDHQILKNVPLHIPPKDAHWEMAAMEPVGKSVLGFFVTTGDEDISDILSQGQGTSKAIRVRAVSGWGMDKMVVDIKP, from the coding sequence ATGAAAAACGTTTTAGTAATGCTCACGGGCCTGATCATTACTCTGGCCTTGTTTACCACAGGATGCAAAAATACAGAATATGTTCATGTGGGGCCTAACTGGCAGGCCCTTCACGATATGGAGCCTGAGAAAAATGCATTTTCGGTCAGCGTGACAGGCTCTCAAAAAGCCTCTCTTGGAAAACCGCTTTCTTATACCGTTCATTCCGGCGAAACCGGAAAGCTTTGGGTGGTGCAGGTGGACCCTGATGATAAGGTTTCCGTGATTGTACCCAATGCTGAAATGCAGGATCATCAAATTTTGAAAAATGTTCCCCTGCATATTCCACCTAAAGATGCCCACTGGGAGATGGCTGCCATGGAACCTGTGGGAAAAAGTGTGCTCGGTTTTTTTGTGACGACAGGGGATGAAGATATCAGTGATATCCTGTCCCAGGGGCAAGGAACGTCAAAGGCGATCCGTGTAAGAGCCGTATCTGGATGGGGAATGGATAAAATGGTCG
- a CDS encoding DUF4384 domain-containing protein: protein MKKSFQIMLMAAVVMLALTAYTITAFADVKAIGVRTGGSSDNGDGNPLKVEFTPVKQVFKTGEAIRFKVKGSETFYLYLFSVDEKHNKGYMILPNKKQQYVKYKAGRTYTVPEQYIEFYSDSPGREKIIMLASTKKMDVKFDRYAKAGNLLSANFDTVVQETKALGIRSREAKAKHVTKEMSLIITGDGQHADVVPPSDGGSDTAAAPFVSTNKSSYQVGDSIRITFGADKPGYVHLYINEPGGRQSFLITKKVSGRDFYRMNAMASRPGGAHQIIAVYEDNATPDKSRIYTLASKNIAKDIRLVPDTPDAYAVYHFTIQE from the coding sequence ATGAAAAAATCGTTTCAAATTATGCTTATGGCAGCCGTGGTCATGTTGGCCCTGACGGCATACACGATCACTGCTTTTGCAGATGTAAAAGCCATTGGCGTCCGCACGGGCGGCAGCAGCGACAACGGTGACGGCAACCCGTTAAAAGTGGAGTTTACCCCGGTCAAACAGGTATTTAAAACCGGTGAGGCCATCCGTTTTAAAGTCAAGGGGTCTGAAACATTTTACCTGTATCTTTTCAGCGTGGATGAAAAACACAATAAAGGGTACATGATCCTGCCGAACAAAAAACAGCAGTATGTTAAATATAAAGCCGGAAGAACATATACCGTACCGGAACAATATATTGAATTTTACAGTGACTCCCCGGGCCGGGAAAAAATTATCATGCTGGCCAGCACCAAAAAAATGGATGTGAAATTTGACCGGTATGCCAAGGCAGGCAATCTTCTTTCCGCCAATTTCGATACGGTTGTTCAGGAAACCAAGGCGCTTGGCATCCGCTCCCGTGAGGCTAAAGCCAAACATGTTACCAAAGAAATGTCCCTGATCATAACAGGAGATGGCCAACACGCAGATGTTGTGCCCCCCAGTGATGGTGGCAGTGATACGGCAGCAGCGCCATTTGTTTCCACCAACAAATCGTCGTACCAGGTTGGAGATTCTATCCGCATCACGTTTGGTGCTGACAAACCTGGATATGTACATCTCTATATCAATGAACCCGGTGGCCGCCAATCCTTTCTGATCACAAAAAAGGTTTCCGGCAGGGATTTTTACCGGATGAACGCCATGGCCTCCAGACCCGGCGGAGCCCATCAGATTATTGCCGTGTATGAGGATAACGCCACCCCGGATAAAAGCCGGATCTATACGCTTGCAAGCAAAAATATAGCCAAGGATATCCGCCTGGTACCTGATACGCCGGATGCCTATGCCGTCTACCATTTTACTATTCAGGAGTAA
- a CDS encoding S8 family serine peptidase, whose protein sequence is MMNLYRFTMFCCAAVLMLCQPAWAIAFQGIEKIKDPDLLEQAEKSFEPVKVIITLKGCEDVKDIHFGKDAFAKSAVQSKVARIQDNVLSRMPFDNSRIWYRMENLPIIAGDITYSDLKSLAGLEDVVSIEKDCPLELDTTQGLGLMNTGSYRHPDSGKHVAVAIVDTGVDYTHPALGGGGFPNLKVLGGYDIGENDADPMDNEGHGSSCAGISAGLPESKGNYRGGVAPGAGIYALKVTDRNKGIVTSWLLGALDWCVSHQYDSPDQPIMIISASISRQGYYSESYCDNDVRNSPVSAVLPALDLVVANGIAVFISSGNGAKKTGIPFSACMKDTIAVGAVYDDSLGLARFSICSDRSTAADQVTCYSNSAPILDLLAPSHNAYTPSWPNGKYDPEFGGTSAACPYAAGAAALIQSYHKEKTGRFLSVKELRQLMTETGYPIQDQKSGITTPRVNITKALQSLNLEGDRSEGGGESNRAIDQLRDLLKDANQ, encoded by the coding sequence ATGATGAATTTGTATCGATTTACTATGTTTTGTTGCGCTGCAGTGCTAATGCTTTGCCAGCCTGCCTGGGCAATCGCTTTCCAGGGAATTGAGAAAATCAAGGATCCGGACCTGTTGGAGCAGGCTGAGAAGTCATTTGAGCCGGTAAAGGTCATTATTACTTTAAAAGGTTGTGAAGACGTCAAGGACATACATTTCGGTAAAGACGCCTTTGCAAAATCGGCTGTCCAGTCAAAGGTCGCCCGTATTCAAGACAACGTACTCAGCCGAATGCCTTTTGACAATAGCCGGATTTGGTATCGAATGGAAAACCTGCCCATCATCGCCGGCGACATCACCTATTCCGATTTGAAATCGTTAGCAGGACTTGAGGACGTGGTCAGTATCGAAAAAGATTGTCCTCTGGAATTGGATACCACACAGGGTCTTGGGTTAATGAACACCGGCAGTTATCGGCATCCCGACAGCGGCAAACATGTTGCCGTCGCCATTGTAGATACCGGGGTGGATTATACCCATCCTGCATTGGGGGGCGGCGGGTTTCCAAATTTAAAAGTGCTTGGCGGCTACGATATTGGAGAGAACGATGCGGACCCCATGGATAACGAAGGGCATGGCAGCAGCTGCGCCGGGATATCTGCCGGATTACCTGAAAGTAAAGGAAATTACAGGGGAGGTGTTGCACCGGGTGCCGGCATTTATGCACTAAAAGTCACTGATAGAAATAAAGGAATTGTAACCAGTTGGCTCCTTGGAGCTTTGGATTGGTGTGTTTCACATCAATATGATTCTCCCGATCAACCGATTATGATCATTTCTGCGAGTATTTCTAGGCAGGGCTACTACTCGGAAAGCTATTGTGATAATGATGTACGTAATTCTCCAGTAAGTGCGGTACTGCCTGCTTTGGACCTGGTCGTCGCCAATGGAATAGCGGTATTTATTTCTTCAGGGAACGGGGCAAAAAAAACAGGCATCCCCTTCTCTGCATGCATGAAAGACACCATTGCTGTGGGTGCCGTTTATGACGACAGTCTGGGTCTTGCCAGATTCTCCATTTGCAGCGATCGGTCAACCGCCGCCGATCAGGTGACCTGCTATTCCAATTCTGCGCCGATACTGGATCTGCTGGCGCCTTCCCATAATGCCTATACACCCTCCTGGCCAAATGGAAAATATGATCCGGAATTTGGCGGTACCTCGGCAGCCTGCCCATATGCGGCCGGGGCTGCAGCGCTGATTCAAAGTTACCATAAAGAAAAGACCGGTCGTTTCCTAAGCGTCAAAGAACTTAGGCAGCTTATGACTGAAACAGGGTATCCTATTCAGGACCAAAAATCTGGAATTACAACCCCACGGGTAAATATCACCAAAGCCTTGCAATCACTAAATCTTGAGGGTGATCGGAGCGAGGGCGGAGGGGAATCAAACAGGGCAATAGATCAATTAAGAGATCTATTAAAAGATGCAAATCAATAA
- a CDS encoding S8 family serine peptidase, translating to MNLKRSRCANPYIKPKQWFPICIFLFIAIFLSTLIVVSCTRDGIAAEQIIIGVIDDGIDPKITKYDNYDCPNLKDHLKAGKCFGFKDKYGTKPACPVGETSHGTIIACIIANRIKGEDNIKIMPLRVIKKCISDKQTDFCCDHESRCDPNRLDYNSNIEENKPYEEALDYAIKNVNVINLSVSPFSTHNDVEELYKRAMEKGVVIVAAAGNSGMNIDNHKQQMPIRKVTNARCPKCPAKSLYKTEHCQCLYPPPAPTVSTQESIITVAALYKHRKKESDPYTYHLTGSMSTNE from the coding sequence ATGAACTTAAAAAGATCCAGATGCGCCAACCCTTACATCAAACCAAAACAATGGTTCCCAATCTGTATATTCCTTTTTATCGCAATATTTCTATCCACTCTGATAGTGGTCAGTTGTACACGTGATGGTATTGCTGCCGAGCAGATCATTATTGGGGTTATTGACGACGGCATTGATCCTAAGATCACAAAATACGACAACTACGATTGCCCGAATCTGAAGGATCACCTTAAAGCCGGTAAATGTTTTGGATTTAAAGATAAGTATGGTACAAAACCGGCGTGCCCAGTTGGGGAGACCAGCCATGGAACTATCATCGCCTGCATCATTGCCAACAGGATCAAAGGTGAGGACAACATCAAAATCATGCCGTTGAGGGTTATTAAAAAGTGTATAAGTGATAAACAGACAGACTTCTGTTGTGACCACGAATCCAGGTGCGATCCTAACCGATTGGACTATAACTCAAATATAGAAGAGAACAAACCATATGAAGAAGCTCTCGATTACGCCATAAAGAATGTAAATGTGATTAACCTTTCCGTGAGTCCGTTCTCTACGCATAACGATGTAGAAGAATTGTATAAACGTGCTATGGAAAAAGGTGTCGTAATTGTAGCGGCAGCAGGTAATTCCGGTATGAATATTGATAATCACAAGCAACAAATGCCGATTCGTAAGGTAACGAACGCTCGTTGCCCCAAATGTCCAGCCAAGTCTCTCTATAAGACAGAGCATTGCCAATGCCTGTACCCCCCTCCTGCACCAACAGTCTCAACTCAAGAGTCAATTATTACAGTTGCCGCATTGTATAAACATAGAAAGAAAGAATCTGATCCCTATACCTATCATCTAACAGGAAGTATGAGCACAAACGAATAA
- a CDS encoding IS91 family transposase, translating into MRFSHIIEEYYDAFLTRYGDTALPEQIKALNAIVSCRTPDAGQIYTVCPDCNHTQLHPLSCGNRNCPHCQNHETSQWIDRQQNKQLPVQYFMVTFTLPCQFREVAYRNQRTVYSLMFSCVSSTLKEFGLNPRHLGAQIGMTMVLHTHSRRLDFHPHIHVVVPGGGVDPSRRQWKKKKGKYLFNRKALAKVFRARFLNGLNKENLPIPKGARSKWIVDCARVGTGMSALKYLSRYLYRGVISERDIIANQDGRVTFMYIDGKTKEMCRRTLKGEEFLHLILLHVLPRGFRRARDYGFLHGNAKKLLFLVQMILHVRIMAIVLRPRPVFKCPHCGKPMKILGIKPVGTG; encoded by the coding sequence ATGCGATTTTCTCATATCATTGAAGAATATTATGATGCATTTCTGACTCGTTACGGGGATACGGCATTGCCAGAACAGATCAAAGCCTTAAACGCCATAGTTAGTTGCCGTACACCAGACGCCGGGCAGATTTATACGGTCTGTCCAGACTGCAATCATACACAACTGCATCCACTGTCCTGTGGAAACCGCAATTGTCCCCATTGTCAAAACCATGAGACAAGCCAATGGATTGACCGGCAGCAAAATAAACAGCTTCCCGTCCAGTATTTCATGGTAACTTTTACCTTGCCCTGTCAGTTCAGGGAAGTTGCATACCGGAATCAACGGACAGTTTATTCTCTGATGTTTTCATGTGTATCCAGCACGTTGAAAGAATTTGGGCTAAATCCCCGGCACCTTGGGGCCCAAATCGGTATGACCATGGTTCTTCACACTCATAGCAGAAGATTGGATTTTCACCCGCATATTCATGTAGTTGTTCCAGGTGGCGGTGTTGACCCATCCAGGCGGCAATGGAAAAAGAAAAAAGGCAAGTATTTGTTTAATCGAAAAGCCCTGGCCAAAGTTTTTCGGGCACGTTTCCTGAACGGATTGAATAAAGAGAATTTGCCAATTCCCAAAGGTGCTCGTTCCAAATGGATTGTCGATTGTGCCAGGGTCGGAACCGGCATGTCTGCCCTGAAGTACCTGTCCAGATATTTATACCGGGGAGTGATCAGCGAACGTGATATCATTGCCAATCAGGACGGCCGGGTTACCTTCATGTATATTGACGGTAAAACCAAAGAGATGTGCAGGCGAACCCTTAAAGGAGAGGAGTTTCTGCACCTGATCCTGCTTCATGTGTTGCCCAGGGGATTTCGTAGGGCAAGAGATTACGGCTTTCTTCACGGGAATGCCAAGAAATTGCTCTTCCTAGTACAGATGATTCTCCACGTTCGGATTATGGCAATAGTGCTTCGGCCAAGGCCTGTTTTTAAATGCCCCCATTGCGGGAAGCCTATGAAAATCCTCGGAATAAAGCCTGTCGGTACAGGATAG
- a CDS encoding tyrosine-type recombinase/integrase has protein sequence MRHSFATHLLEKGLSLRHIQALLGHARPETTARYAHLTDVTEKDCRTTINDLINTIHVDFWKV, from the coding sequence TTGCGCCACAGTTTTGCGACCCATCTGCTTGAAAAGGGCTTAAGCCTTCGCCACATCCAGGCTCTTCTCGGCCATGCCCGTCCTGAAACAACTGCACGTTACGCACACCTTACTGATGTCACGGAAAAGGACTGCAGGACGACCATCAATGATTTGATTAACACCATTCATGTAGATTTCTGGAAGGTATAA
- a CDS encoding site-specific integrase: MNTSEVNRFNELYERHLKTLRLQGKAQKTIDAYSRAIRRVRDYFDCCPDKLEPEQLEDYFSDLVDSHSWSTVKIDRLGLQHFWKYVLKKEWNWLNIVKPPKVKTIPDILTPGEVEKLIGATRKLRYRVFLLTTYSMGLRLGEALSLQVRDVDAARKLVHIRRGKGHKDRLIPLPDRTLVGLRELWKRHQHPKLLFPNANGSLETIQKAKSHMDRGGVQNAMKAVVADCGIKKKFPYTLCATVLRPICLKRA; encoded by the coding sequence ATGAACACATCCGAAGTAAACCGTTTTAACGAACTCTATGAGCGCCATTTAAAAACCCTTAGACTTCAGGGAAAGGCTCAAAAAACCATTGATGCTTATTCCAGGGCCATCCGGCGGGTAAGAGATTACTTTGACTGCTGCCCGGACAAACTCGAACCCGAACAACTTGAAGATTACTTTTCCGATCTGGTTGACTCACATTCATGGAGTACGGTCAAAATTGATCGCCTTGGACTCCAGCATTTCTGGAAATATGTTTTGAAAAAAGAATGGAATTGGTTAAACATTGTCAAGCCGCCTAAGGTTAAAACCATTCCGGACATTTTGACTCCTGGTGAGGTGGAAAAGCTCATCGGTGCGACACGCAAACTGCGTTACCGGGTTTTCCTGCTGACAACTTATTCCATGGGCCTGCGTTTGGGAGAGGCATTGTCCCTGCAAGTGAGAGATGTTGATGCAGCACGAAAACTTGTCCATATCCGGAGAGGGAAAGGCCATAAAGACCGGCTAATTCCCTTACCGGACCGCACCCTGGTCGGACTGCGGGAACTATGGAAAAGACATCAACACCCCAAACTGCTTTTTCCCAATGCCAACGGTTCACTGGAAACCATCCAGAAGGCAAAATCTCATATGGACCGGGGTGGTGTCCAAAATGCCATGAAGGCTGTAGTCGCCGATTGCGGTATCAAAAAAAAGTTTCCATACACTCTTTGCGCCACAGTTTTGCGACCCATCTGCTTGAAAAGGGCTTAA
- a CDS encoding IS66 family transposase, translated as MEIKRPFTDEEFQATPEPVQRYIIQLEEVVVKLLNETEHLKKRVTELENKLNKNSQNSSKPPSSDPPFKKPDRKTQKGQRKRGGQKGHKGHQQKLMLPTSENIILPGECVCGCSDVVPDSLKAFHTHQVIELPEIKMDVLHFILHKGVCSKCGKVVKADIPSEHQTGYGPRLSALIAEISGIQGNSRETVRTFCRSVLNFPISTGAIQKVVDRASEALKPVYSQIANMARSSEVNYIDETSWFQSGALNWLWVMANSSVAYFMIHKNRSKEAFQALVQEWDGILVSDNYGVYAKWINLRQTCLAHIIRKAKALAERKDENVNQFGKQVVQDLQLLCHWAKSPPDSKEWRSFYDRFTELIFQHQEDKNEIGTMARSLIRQLESLWLFLDIVEVEPTNNHAERTLRYGVLWRKRSKGTQSEKGNHWVERILSFKQTCFIRSLESFPIMADLIHSYFKEQEPDLTWL; from the coding sequence ATGGAGATTAAAAGACCTTTTACCGATGAAGAATTTCAAGCCACCCCAGAGCCTGTTCAACGATATATTATCCAGTTGGAAGAGGTGGTTGTAAAATTGCTCAACGAAACAGAGCATCTTAAAAAACGAGTCACAGAGCTTGAAAATAAGCTCAATAAAAATTCTCAAAATTCCAGCAAGCCGCCTTCTTCTGATCCCCCCTTTAAAAAGCCGGATAGAAAAACCCAAAAGGGTCAAAGAAAAAGAGGCGGTCAAAAAGGTCATAAAGGCCATCAGCAAAAACTAATGCTCCCGACATCTGAAAATATCATACTGCCAGGGGAGTGCGTATGTGGTTGTTCCGATGTCGTCCCTGATAGCCTTAAGGCATTTCATACCCATCAAGTAATAGAATTGCCTGAAATTAAAATGGATGTACTTCATTTCATCCTTCATAAAGGCGTCTGTTCAAAATGCGGCAAAGTTGTCAAGGCAGATATACCTTCAGAACATCAAACCGGTTATGGACCCCGCCTGAGCGCCCTTATTGCAGAGATAAGCGGAATTCAAGGAAATAGCCGTGAAACTGTTCGCACGTTCTGTCGGTCAGTCCTCAATTTTCCAATATCAACAGGCGCTATTCAGAAGGTTGTAGACCGGGCCTCAGAGGCTCTAAAACCTGTATACTCCCAAATTGCCAACATGGCTCGCTCGAGCGAGGTCAACTATATTGATGAAACATCCTGGTTCCAAAGCGGTGCTTTAAATTGGTTGTGGGTTATGGCCAATAGTTCTGTTGCATATTTTATGATTCATAAGAACCGGTCCAAAGAGGCCTTTCAGGCATTAGTCCAGGAATGGGACGGCATTCTCGTTAGTGACAATTACGGCGTTTATGCAAAATGGATCAACCTGCGACAAACCTGCCTGGCCCATATAATCCGAAAGGCAAAAGCTCTTGCTGAAAGAAAGGATGAAAACGTCAACCAATTTGGCAAACAGGTTGTGCAAGATCTTCAACTGCTCTGTCATTGGGCGAAATCTCCACCTGACAGTAAAGAATGGCGTAGTTTTTACGACCGATTTACCGAATTGATTTTCCAACACCAGGAAGACAAGAATGAAATAGGTACTATGGCTCGTTCTCTGATCCGACAGCTTGAATCTCTTTGGCTTTTTCTCGATATCGTGGAGGTTGAGCCAACCAATAACCATGCAGAACGGACTTTGCGCTATGGTGTCTTATGGCGGAAAAGAAGCAAGGGGACGCAGAGTGAAAAGGGAAATCATTGGGTTGAAAGAATACTGTCCTTCAAACAGACTTGTTTTATTCGTTCGCTTGAATCCTTTCCCATAATGGCTGACTTGATTCATTCATATTTCAAAGAGCAAGAGCCGGATCTTACCTGGCTCTGA
- the istB gene encoding IS21-like element helper ATPase IstB: MNPAVQAVLTQHLKTLKLSTMEKELEGQIRQAHEAACGYDEFLLNLVEAEVQIRQENGRKRRLKEARFPMQKPLETFDFEAAPDLDARLIKELSTGTFIKEARNIILIGKSGAGKTHLATSIGMEACRYGHRVRFITGCGLANELTEAREQQALGRMIKRYAGYGLLILDELGYVPFSKIGAELLFQVLTERHERRSIIITTNLGFGDWTQVFGDANLTAALLDRVTHRAHIIQCNWDSYRLKQTLKSRG, encoded by the coding sequence ATGAACCCAGCAGTCCAGGCAGTCCTCACACAGCACTTAAAAACGCTGAAGCTCTCGACGATGGAAAAAGAGTTGGAAGGTCAGATCCGGCAGGCGCATGAGGCGGCCTGCGGCTACGATGAGTTTTTATTGAATCTTGTTGAAGCGGAAGTTCAAATACGGCAGGAAAACGGTCGCAAGCGACGTCTCAAGGAAGCCAGGTTCCCGATGCAGAAACCGCTTGAAACATTTGATTTTGAGGCTGCCCCTGATTTGGACGCCCGGTTGATCAAAGAACTTTCAACAGGGACATTCATTAAAGAAGCCCGGAATATAATTTTGATAGGTAAAAGCGGAGCCGGTAAAACCCATCTGGCAACCAGCATCGGGATGGAAGCCTGCCGGTATGGACATCGAGTTCGTTTTATTACTGGTTGTGGGCTTGCAAACGAACTGACGGAGGCCAGGGAACAACAGGCTCTGGGTAGAATGATAAAACGATATGCCGGTTATGGGCTGTTGATTCTTGATGAATTGGGGTACGTCCCGTTCAGTAAAATCGGCGCTGAATTATTGTTCCAAGTCCTTACCGAGCGCCATGAAAGACGTTCGATCATCATCACTACCAATCTTGGTTTTGGTGATTGGACGCAGGTGTTTGGCGATGCAAATCTTACCGCTGCTCTGCTGGATCGTGTCACTCACCGGGCTCACATTATTCAATGTAACTGGGACAGTTATCGACTTAAACAGACTTTAAAATCGAGAGGATAA
- a CDS encoding transposase: protein MSKPITGKNHVGERREKRPNGDIYVYERITAYNEKTRKTYTVSQKLKGKIKSGTQKIVPTRPKKRKGEGSIPGATRQHTGLTDILEWVGKASGIDDDVYASFSEGDAAKILSIARYWIGSGGNTLPRLESWQVMHPLPYHEGITEDVYGNLFKNVGRNEEGVQRYFSARAEHLGKSPVVAFDSTTISTYSENQSEARQGFNKAQDGLNTIKLLTLYSVKSGEPIAFSKQPGNVPDVISIENTLTQLKCLHLEKPLVVTDNGYYSQKNMMEFSLRNVKFLTLVDPNITWIRETVDALRPSIASMSSTCPFDPSICGATSCLTHQFSKVRQRSRNGTAAGEKETFSRRLYVHIYYSPDNEAKKELAFRKDLLDLKMLVEENTTEFTESAQRKIDKYLTSSRKGRGGQLKVGFNDEAIAEAKKYFGYFALVSNQAMDTFTALENYRLREKIEELFAVQKGIGIATQN, encoded by the coding sequence ATGTCTAAACCAATAACAGGGAAAAATCACGTTGGAGAGCGGCGTGAAAAGCGTCCGAATGGTGACATTTACGTCTATGAACGGATAACGGCCTACAACGAAAAGACCAGGAAGACATATACGGTCAGTCAAAAACTTAAAGGCAAAATCAAGTCGGGAACCCAAAAAATTGTGCCGACTCGTCCGAAAAAACGCAAAGGAGAAGGAAGCATTCCCGGTGCAACACGGCAGCATACCGGACTCACGGACATCTTAGAATGGGTTGGAAAGGCGTCTGGTATTGATGATGATGTATATGCTTCATTCAGTGAGGGCGATGCCGCAAAAATATTGTCTATCGCACGTTACTGGATCGGATCCGGCGGTAATACGCTGCCACGCCTTGAAAGTTGGCAAGTGATGCACCCACTTCCATATCATGAAGGAATCACGGAAGACGTGTATGGCAATCTGTTTAAAAATGTTGGACGAAATGAAGAAGGCGTTCAACGCTATTTTTCAGCTCGAGCTGAACACCTGGGGAAATCTCCTGTGGTAGCGTTTGATTCGACCACAATCTCGACCTATTCTGAAAATCAGTCGGAGGCAAGACAAGGGTTCAACAAAGCTCAAGACGGACTCAACACGATCAAGCTTTTAACCCTATATTCCGTGAAGTCTGGCGAACCAATAGCCTTCTCCAAACAACCAGGCAATGTTCCGGATGTTATCTCTATTGAAAACACTCTGACACAGCTTAAATGCCTCCATCTTGAAAAACCTCTGGTTGTTACTGATAACGGCTACTATAGCCAGAAAAACATGATGGAATTTTCCTTGCGCAATGTGAAATTTTTGACCCTGGTTGACCCCAACATTACCTGGATCCGTGAGACAGTTGATGCACTTCGCCCAAGTATAGCGAGTATGTCCAGCACCTGCCCGTTTGATCCGTCAATTTGTGGCGCAACTTCGTGCTTAACACACCAGTTCAGTAAAGTTCGCCAGCGGTCACGCAACGGCACAGCTGCCGGTGAAAAAGAGACATTCTCGCGCCGCCTGTATGTCCACATTTATTATTCCCCCGACAATGAAGCCAAGAAAGAACTCGCCTTTCGCAAGGATTTGCTTGACCTAAAGATGCTGGTGGAAGAGAACACAACAGAATTTACGGAATCAGCGCAAAGAAAAATAGACAAGTACCTGACAAGCTCCAGAAAGGGGCGTGGGGGACAGTTGAAGGTTGGGTTCAACGATGAGGCCATTGCCGAAGCAAAAAAATACTTTGGCTATTTCGCCCTTGTCAGCAATCAGGCTATGGACACATTTACAGCGCTTGAAAACTACCGGCTGCGTGAAAAAATTGAAGAACTTTTTGCCGTGCAAAAGGGGATCGGAATTGCAACACAAAATTGA
- a CDS encoding tetratricopeptide repeat protein yields the protein MYALYDFQDTIKKKYKTTCHKYYYTKKLAIKADYTLKDRNNNVVLADSITETYNKTWTSRESQSEAKSNALTDEEIINQVMQTISRKIIYAITPHEEVVKRVLQEGTDPNIKLGITYLTTGRTDQALNIWDQCVQGAMSSNDKAITYYNIGVVMESQGLYRDAFELYSEANALLPTEKLYMESMTRVEMLNKKSGSLRKWKK from the coding sequence GTGTACGCTTTATACGATTTTCAGGATACAATCAAAAAAAAATATAAGACTACATGCCATAAATACTATTATACGAAAAAGCTTGCTATAAAAGCAGATTACACATTGAAGGATAGAAATAATAATGTTGTATTGGCTGATTCGATCACTGAAACCTATAATAAGACCTGGACATCAAGGGAAAGTCAATCTGAGGCAAAATCAAATGCATTAACCGATGAGGAAATTATCAACCAAGTGATGCAAACGATTTCGCGTAAAATTATATACGCAATTACCCCTCACGAAGAAGTTGTTAAAAGAGTGCTACAGGAAGGGACTGATCCCAATATTAAATTAGGTATCACATACCTGACAACTGGTCGGACTGATCAGGCCCTCAACATTTGGGATCAATGTGTCCAAGGTGCGATGTCATCAAATGATAAAGCCATTACTTATTACAACATAGGGGTTGTAATGGAAAGTCAAGGGCTTTACCGTGATGCATTTGAGTTATACAGCGAAGCCAATGCCTTACTTCCAACGGAAAAATTGTATATGGAATCAATGACCAGGGTAGAAATGCTAAATAAAAAATCCGGCTCATTAAGAAAGTGGAAGAAGTGA